The following proteins are encoded in a genomic region of Bufo bufo chromosome 11, aBufBuf1.1, whole genome shotgun sequence:
- the LOC120982104 gene encoding protein S100-B-like, whose product MALQAVMITMMKTFDSYAKGDGDSSTLSKSELINMVQKEFPALCESQKKDEILKGIFGQMDMDGDGKVDFKEFSIFMACVTMALKESL is encoded by the exons ATGGCTCTCCAAGCTGTGATGATCACCATGATGAAAACTTTTGATAGTTATGCAAAGGGCGATGGAGACAGCAGCACCCTGAGCAAGAGCGAGCTCATCAACATGGTCCAAAAAGAGTTCCCAGCTCTGTGT GAAAGTCAAAAGAAGGATGAAATTCTCAAAGGAATTTTTGGACAAATGGACATGGACGGTGACGGCAAGGTCGATTTCAAGGAATTCTCCATCTTTATGGCCTGTGTGACCATGGCCTTAAAAGAAAGCCTCTAA